In one window of Kosmotoga arenicorallina S304 DNA:
- a CDS encoding cysteine hydrolase, which translates to MTEGIFESPEKILAFYKERHPLIGGNNPALLVIDAQRYFFDSSSKAFIKDSLIILPRIKALIEFFHENNLLVFFTRHIDIPKSPMHKWWGNLMKEDDPLTELIIEGKHVIKKNSYDAFYETELEEKLWEFKVDQLYICGVQTHLCVSSTVRSAFIRGFGPVVVMDATASKYYQLHISSLMSLAHGFAILASVEEVKRCLSMLR; encoded by the coding sequence ATGACAGAAGGAATTTTTGAATCGCCGGAAAAAATACTTGCTTTTTATAAGGAAAGGCATCCATTGATTGGCGGAAATAACCCCGCTTTGCTTGTGATTGATGCCCAGAGATATTTCTTTGACAGTAGTTCCAAAGCCTTCATTAAAGATTCATTAATAATACTGCCCAGAATAAAGGCACTTATTGAGTTCTTTCACGAAAATAATCTACTTGTCTTCTTTACCCGGCATATCGATATCCCCAAGAGTCCGATGCATAAGTGGTGGGGCAACCTTATGAAAGAAGATGATCCACTTACAGAATTGATTATTGAGGGCAAACATGTAATAAAAAAGAACAGTTACGACGCTTTTTATGAAACAGAGCTGGAAGAAAAATTGTGGGAGTTTAAAGTTGATCAGCTTTATATCTGCGGTGTGCAGACGCATTTATGCGTTAGCAGTACCGTGCGCTCCGCCTTTATAAGGGGATTTGGGCCGGTTGTAGTTATGGATGCAACAGCATCTAAATACTATCAGCTGCACATTTCTTCACTCATGTCTCTGGCACATGGGTTTGCAATTCTCGCAAGCGTTGAAGAGGTCAAAAGATGTTTGTCGATGTTGCGATAA
- a CDS encoding Na+/H+ antiporter subunit E, translating to MTLKFLSVFVLTYLLWIGFTISVAFSELVMGVVVALIVAIVTARYSKLNIGIDFPIRALKFVFGYLPVFIVAMVKANLDVARRVLNPSLPINPAIVKVPVKLKGEISKLTLANSITLTPGTLSLDLDKEGIYVHWIDKKSDNPEEIKKAIVGSFERRIGGIFE from the coding sequence ATGACCCTGAAATTTCTTTCTGTATTTGTGCTGACTTATTTACTGTGGATAGGTTTCACTATAAGTGTAGCTTTTTCAGAACTCGTGATGGGAGTTGTGGTTGCCTTGATTGTCGCGATTGTTACCGCGCGATATTCAAAGCTCAACATAGGCATTGATTTCCCCATAAGAGCTCTGAAATTTGTTTTCGGGTACCTGCCGGTATTTATCGTAGCAATGGTAAAAGCTAATCTTGATGTAGCCAGACGTGTTCTCAACCCCTCACTGCCAATAAACCCTGCCATTGTTAAAGTACCGGTGAAGTTGAAAGGAGAAATCTCGAAACTGACCCTTGCAAATTCGATAACGTTGACTCCGGGAACGCTCAGTCTTGATCTGGACAAAGAAGGGATTTATGTTCACTGGATAGACAAAAAATCAGATAACCCGGAAGAGATTAAGAAGGCTATAGTAGGCAGTTTTGAGAGAAGGATTGGAGGGATTTTTGAATGA
- a CDS encoding hydrogenase subunit MbhD domain-containing protein has product MSVISFIIGAVLVVSSLVAIEAKKLITSVVMLSLASLLAVVSFVLLKAPDVAITEAAVGAGLTTAIFLLTLKRLGRGESE; this is encoded by the coding sequence GTGAGTGTGATTTCTTTTATAATTGGCGCTGTGCTTGTTGTCAGTTCACTTGTGGCAATTGAAGCTAAAAAATTGATAACTTCTGTGGTTATGCTTTCGCTGGCAAGTCTCCTTGCCGTTGTTTCTTTTGTTTTATTGAAAGCTCCGGATGTTGCTATTACTGAAGCGGCAGTTGGCGCGGGGTTGACGACGGCAATATTTTTGCTTACCCTGAAGCGCCTGGGAAGGGGGGAATCCGAATGA
- a CDS encoding monovalent cation/H+ antiporter complex subunit F, translating to MTALVVFLSLIILGALLALLRILRGPTLSDRVAALDIMNVIITGVIVLFALIEDNSLFLDIALVYAALSFLETVVVARYLEGKK from the coding sequence ATGACCGCCCTTGTAGTTTTTCTCTCTTTGATAATTCTTGGCGCATTGCTCGCACTGTTACGGATACTGCGCGGCCCTACACTGTCTGATCGGGTGGCAGCGCTTGACATCATGAATGTCATAATCACCGGGGTTATTGTACTCTTCGCGCTTATCGAGGATAATTCTCTTTTCCTTGATATAGCACTTGTTTATGCTGCTCTTTCTTTCCTCGAAACGGTGGTTGTGGCGCGGTATTTGGAGGGGAAAAAATGA
- a CDS encoding radical SAM family protein: MQILEKYGRDDIAWVFLGKTSKGNTVEFVESVQPPIPREDKEVIIISTLVGCPAGCFMCDAGGFYEGKLSAGEMLEQIDYIVCKRFGDFKVPSKKFKIQFARMGEPALNDEVLEVLKELPRRYIAPGLLPSISTIAPVAREAFFESLIEIKNEYYASGRFQLQFSIHSTDYRQRDAIIPVKKWNFKDIAEYGKRFYKEGDRKITLNFALGKENIIEAEKIREFFDPDIFLIKITPVNPTYRAIENNIESAVDSGKKALPYHPGLLEKFEEFGYQVILSIGELEENKIGSNCGQFVQRHLNSKLKISEAYKYESIR; encoded by the coding sequence ATGCAGATTCTTGAAAAGTACGGGAGAGATGATATCGCATGGGTTTTCCTTGGAAAGACCTCTAAAGGGAATACGGTAGAGTTTGTTGAATCGGTACAACCACCAATTCCGAGAGAAGATAAGGAAGTTATCATTATCTCCACGCTCGTCGGTTGCCCGGCGGGATGTTTCATGTGTGATGCCGGAGGGTTTTATGAAGGAAAATTATCCGCAGGCGAAATGCTGGAACAAATCGATTATATTGTATGCAAGAGGTTTGGGGATTTCAAAGTTCCTTCAAAGAAGTTCAAAATCCAGTTTGCGAGAATGGGCGAGCCTGCATTGAACGATGAAGTTCTTGAAGTGTTGAAGGAGCTTCCTAGAAGATATATTGCGCCCGGACTACTTCCATCTATTTCTACAATCGCGCCTGTTGCGAGAGAAGCATTTTTTGAAAGCCTCATTGAGATCAAAAATGAATATTATGCATCAGGTCGATTCCAGCTCCAATTTTCTATACACTCTACGGATTATCGGCAACGTGACGCTATAATCCCGGTCAAAAAGTGGAACTTCAAAGATATAGCGGAATATGGTAAAAGATTTTACAAAGAGGGTGACAGGAAAATCACGCTGAATTTTGCTCTTGGAAAAGAGAACATAATTGAAGCAGAAAAAATCAGAGAATTTTTCGACCCTGATATATTCCTGATTAAAATCACTCCAGTAAATCCTACATATCGGGCAATCGAAAACAATATTGAATCAGCTGTTGATTCAGGGAAAAAAGCTCTCCCTTACCACCCGGGTTTGCTTGAAAAATTTGAAGAGTTTGGCTATCAAGTGATTTTGAGCATTGGGGAATTGGAAGAAAACAAGATAGGCAGCAACTGCGGTCAATTTGTTCAAAGACACTTGAACAGCAAGTTGAAAATTTCGGAGGCATATAAATATGAATCTATAAGATAA
- a CDS encoding amidohydrolase family protein, giving the protein MLIKNVSVFTGKDFIKHGYVVVRGNNFDYVGGTEPEGNYDEIIDGNGRLLMPGFINAHTHIYSAFARGMALDYFNPSSFTELLEQLWWRLDRKLSLPEIELSAYIAAVESSESGVTSLIDHHSSPAEISGSLNTIARAVNDVGLRVDTCYEVSDRDGVKAAERGISENVSFFERRNEFKGAHFGLHAGFTLSDETLKKVSEASKGRIPIHVHVAEGPEDEESSLSRYGKRVVQRFYDYELLIPGSIFAHCIHVNDNELALIKERDVYVVVNAQSNINNGVGITFWPHFTERGVKVGIGNDGFGFNIANDIRFFILTPHHEKRDPKVSSTRDLLNTFFKSNAEIASRSFGINLGFIEPEYRADFIIVDYNSPTPINSENFSDHFFYGIIDNLKVIDVYVSGKPVVKHGKNITIDKEVLYSEARKIASSLWRKI; this is encoded by the coding sequence TTGCTTATCAAGAATGTGTCCGTTTTTACAGGAAAGGATTTTATCAAGCACGGATATGTAGTTGTAAGAGGCAATAATTTTGACTATGTGGGGGGGACAGAACCAGAAGGTAATTATGATGAAATTATTGATGGAAACGGAAGGCTTTTAATGCCAGGGTTCATAAATGCCCATACCCATATTTATTCGGCCTTTGCAAGGGGGATGGCGCTTGATTACTTCAATCCTTCTTCCTTTACCGAGCTTCTGGAACAGCTTTGGTGGAGACTGGATAGAAAATTAAGCTTACCAGAAATAGAGTTGAGCGCTTATATTGCAGCTGTTGAATCTTCTGAATCGGGAGTTACATCTCTTATTGACCATCACTCATCGCCTGCTGAAATTTCAGGTTCATTAAATACCATTGCAAGGGCGGTAAATGATGTAGGATTACGCGTAGATACATGTTACGAAGTTTCTGACCGTGATGGAGTTAAAGCAGCAGAAAGAGGCATATCTGAAAATGTCAGCTTTTTCGAAAGGAGAAACGAGTTCAAAGGAGCTCATTTCGGGCTTCATGCTGGTTTTACCCTTAGCGATGAAACACTAAAAAAAGTTTCAGAAGCATCAAAAGGCAGGATTCCCATACATGTTCATGTTGCAGAAGGACCGGAGGATGAAGAGAGTAGCCTTTCAAGATATGGAAAACGCGTGGTGCAGCGTTTTTATGACTATGAGCTCCTGATACCCGGCTCGATTTTTGCCCACTGTATTCATGTCAATGATAATGAGTTAGCGCTCATCAAAGAAAGGGACGTTTATGTGGTAGTTAATGCACAATCAAATATCAACAACGGAGTTGGAATAACATTCTGGCCACATTTTACAGAGCGAGGAGTGAAGGTCGGAATCGGAAATGATGGTTTCGGGTTCAACATCGCCAATGATATCCGTTTCTTTATTTTAACTCCTCATCATGAGAAAAGAGATCCAAAAGTATCCAGCACAAGAGATTTGCTAAACACGTTTTTCAAAAGTAATGCCGAAATCGCTTCCAGATCATTTGGCATAAACCTTGGCTTCATAGAGCCTGAATACAGAGCAGACTTCATAATTGTCGATTACAATTCGCCTACCCCTATAAATAGCGAGAACTTCAGTGATCACTTCTTCTATGGGATTATTGACAATTTGAAGGTGATTGATGTCTATGTTTCTGGTAAACCCGTAGTGAAACACGGGAAAAACATTACCATAGACAAAGAGGTTCTGTACAGCGAAGCAAGAAAAATTGCAAGCTCTTTGTGGAGAAAAATATGA
- a CDS encoding dihydroorotase, translating to MSFELSLIGGTLCDGFTVRKGNVYVSKGKIKAITPNDVIFEARQSYDCAGLFVFPGFVDPHVHLSLDLGKYISADDYESASDAALSGGVTTFFDFTEPVYSKDNFEDVLNEKLLQGKSSKIDFGLHLTLGKNKGFTAEDIANFAISNGIPSVKIFTAYGDSNRRTDRGFMYELFRQSSKKGYVVLVHAEDDELIKSNAKHIPEIINNLSRIRSSESELVAVFDVALLARLAEGQIYIVHLSSGQTMEELSRLENSWYKNIVIETCPQYLLLDDTRLIGEDNYLFSFCPPLRSTEEREKLIHYLKEGKIKTIGTDHCPFSVSEKMENAPNLGSIPYGIPTLGFTFSLLRSIISDPLLLIRLLSVNPAKSLGLFPEKGSLIPGTDADLVVADMEKEWTIETPTYGKAEYSPYLGLKARGKVLKTFLRGELAYDGKEVTVSAGRGRFIMRNPIHWGD from the coding sequence GTGAGCTTCGAGCTCTCTTTAATCGGTGGAACCCTTTGTGATGGCTTTACAGTAAGAAAGGGCAATGTATATGTTTCAAAGGGAAAAATAAAGGCCATCACTCCCAACGACGTTATTTTTGAAGCCAGACAGTCCTATGACTGTGCTGGCTTATTTGTTTTTCCGGGGTTTGTTGACCCTCATGTCCATTTGAGCCTCGATTTGGGAAAATACATTTCTGCAGATGATTATGAGAGTGCTTCCGATGCCGCTCTGAGTGGCGGAGTAACGACCTTCTTTGATTTCACCGAGCCTGTATACTCCAAAGATAATTTTGAAGATGTCTTAAATGAAAAACTTTTACAGGGAAAAAGTTCGAAAATCGACTTTGGACTGCATCTTACTCTCGGGAAGAATAAAGGCTTCACCGCGGAAGATATAGCCAATTTTGCCATCAGTAATGGCATTCCATCCGTCAAGATATTCACAGCATATGGAGACAGCAACAGGCGCACTGACAGGGGCTTTATGTATGAATTATTCAGACAGTCATCAAAAAAAGGATATGTTGTGCTGGTTCATGCGGAAGATGATGAGCTTATAAAAAGCAATGCGAAGCACATTCCCGAGATAATCAACAATCTTTCCAGAATAAGGTCAAGTGAAAGCGAGTTGGTTGCGGTTTTTGATGTTGCATTGCTTGCTCGATTAGCAGAAGGGCAGATTTATATTGTTCACCTTTCAAGCGGTCAAACGATGGAAGAATTAAGCAGATTAGAAAACAGCTGGTACAAGAATATCGTTATTGAAACCTGTCCACAATACCTTTTGCTTGATGATACAAGATTGATCGGAGAAGATAATTATCTTTTTAGTTTTTGCCCGCCTTTGAGAAGTACGGAAGAAAGGGAAAAGCTTATTCATTATCTCAAAGAGGGAAAAATCAAGACAATAGGTACTGATCATTGCCCTTTCAGTGTTAGCGAGAAAATGGAAAACGCTCCAAATTTGGGTTCTATTCCCTACGGTATTCCAACACTCGGTTTTACCTTTTCGCTTTTAAGGAGCATAATATCTGATCCTTTGCTTCTTATAAGATTACTCTCCGTAAACCCTGCAAAATCGTTGGGTCTGTTTCCAGAAAAGGGATCTTTAATACCCGGAACAGATGCGGATCTTGTTGTGGCTGATATGGAAAAGGAATGGACAATAGAAACACCGACTTACGGAAAAGCCGAATATTCCCCATATCTTGGCCTGAAGGCCAGGGGGAAAGTGTTAAAGACTTTTCTGAGAGGAGAATTGGCTTACGACGGGAAGGAGGTAACCGTTTCCGCAGGAAGGGGAAGGTTCATTATGAGAAATCCCATACATTGGGGGGATTAA
- a CDS encoding ornithine carbamoyltransferase — protein MSSMLRGRHFITTQEFSKDEIDLMLDLSSDLKRKFAVGELTPWLLYKTVFMIFFDESTRTRNSIEAGITQLGGHAHFLNPKVMQTAHGEVARDTAMILSRYGHAIAVRHCAYKIGNAYLRELAKHSSVPILNLQDDYYHPMQVLADMMTIREKFGQNTRGLKVGISWAYAESHLKPLSVPQSQILLFPRYGLDVTLAYPEGFDLMPEIVEQAKKNAEENGTKFEISHDMDAAFEDADIVIPKSWGGFFVSDNPEEIMAETRKHKDWICTPDKMKLAKRHAIYMHALPADRGREVVNEVIDGPQSVVIDEAENRLHTAKAVMALTMGGRP, from the coding sequence ATGAGTAGTATGCTCAGAGGACGACATTTTATAACGACACAGGAATTCTCGAAAGATGAAATCGATTTGATGTTGGATCTTTCTTCCGATTTGAAACGGAAATTCGCTGTCGGAGAACTAACCCCGTGGCTTCTTTATAAGACGGTTTTCATGATTTTCTTTGATGAATCCACCCGCACCCGAAATTCCATAGAAGCCGGAATTACCCAGCTGGGCGGGCACGCACATTTTTTGAATCCCAAGGTTATGCAAACAGCTCATGGCGAAGTAGCTCGCGATACTGCGATGATACTTTCGAGGTATGGGCACGCCATTGCGGTTAGACATTGTGCTTATAAAATAGGAAATGCATATCTGAGAGAGCTTGCAAAACACTCTTCTGTTCCGATACTCAACCTTCAAGACGATTATTACCATCCCATGCAAGTGCTTGCTGACATGATGACCATCCGCGAAAAATTCGGTCAAAACACGAGAGGCCTTAAAGTAGGGATCAGCTGGGCATATGCAGAGAGCCACCTGAAACCTCTTTCGGTTCCTCAATCTCAGATTTTGCTTTTCCCGAGATATGGTCTCGATGTCACTCTTGCATATCCCGAAGGCTTCGATTTAATGCCTGAAATTGTTGAACAGGCCAAGAAAAACGCAGAAGAAAACGGGACAAAATTTGAGATATCCCATGACATGGATGCTGCCTTTGAAGATGCCGATATTGTTATCCCCAAATCCTGGGGTGGGTTCTTCGTTTCGGATAATCCAGAAGAGATAATGGCTGAAACGAGAAAACACAAAGACTGGATCTGTACACCCGACAAAATGAAACTCGCAAAAAGACACGCTATATACATGCACGCCTTGCCTGCTGACAGGGGCAGAGAAGTAGTTAATGAGGTAATTGACGGGCCACAATCCGTGGTAATTGATGAAGCCGAAAACAGATTGCACACAGCGAAAGCAGTAATGGCATTAACAATGGGAGGCAGGCCGTGA
- a CDS encoding YgeY family selenium metabolism-linked hydrolase yields MNKEILKAAEKYRDKLTEFMRDLVRTKSYSAGEREVVQRIKHEMEKVGFDEIIIDGMGNILGRIGSGKKIIAMDAHIDTVEVGNPDLWEVDPFEAVVKDGVIYGRGASDQKAGMASMVYGVKVMKELGLLGDFTLYVTGTVMEEDCDGLCWQYIINEEGIKPDYVVITEPTNLNIYRGHRGRIELQIKTTGLSCHASAPERGENAVYKMSRIIQEIEKLNYRLRDDSFLGKGTVAVTQIFFKSPSHNAVPDECTIQLDRRLTKGETREVVISELEDAIKRAGEEAEIIELEYRRASYTGLEYPTKKYFPTWVMDEDHEIVQKTVKAYKEVFGEAPVVDKWIFSTNGVATAGMYKIPTIGFGPGNEIHAHSPSDQVSIEHLVKAAAMYAYLPMKLSQD; encoded by the coding sequence ATGAACAAAGAAATTTTGAAGGCTGCTGAAAAATATAGGGACAAGCTCACGGAGTTTATGAGAGATCTTGTGAGGACAAAGAGCTATTCAGCAGGTGAAAGAGAAGTGGTTCAAAGAATCAAGCATGAAATGGAAAAAGTGGGATTTGATGAGATTATTATCGATGGTATGGGAAATATCCTGGGCAGGATTGGGAGTGGTAAGAAGATTATAGCCATGGATGCCCATATCGATACTGTTGAAGTGGGAAATCCTGATCTCTGGGAGGTTGATCCCTTTGAAGCTGTTGTTAAAGATGGAGTGATCTATGGACGGGGAGCAAGCGATCAGAAAGCAGGCATGGCTTCAATGGTTTATGGTGTAAAGGTTATGAAGGAACTCGGACTGCTGGGCGATTTTACTCTTTACGTTACTGGCACGGTAATGGAAGAAGACTGCGATGGTCTTTGTTGGCAGTACATAATAAATGAGGAAGGAATCAAACCCGATTATGTAGTCATCACTGAACCTACAAACCTAAACATTTATAGAGGGCATAGAGGAAGGATAGAGCTCCAAATAAAAACAACCGGTTTGTCCTGCCATGCTTCTGCACCAGAACGCGGCGAGAATGCGGTTTACAAAATGAGCAGAATCATTCAGGAAATAGAAAAGCTGAATTATAGGCTCAGGGACGATTCTTTTCTCGGTAAGGGGACAGTCGCTGTAACCCAGATATTTTTCAAGTCACCCTCACACAATGCTGTTCCCGACGAGTGCACGATTCAACTTGATAGAAGGTTGACAAAGGGTGAAACCCGTGAAGTGGTTATTTCTGAATTGGAAGATGCCATAAAACGTGCTGGTGAAGAAGCGGAAATTATCGAGCTTGAATACAGAAGGGCTTCCTACACTGGTCTGGAATACCCCACTAAAAAGTATTTCCCAACATGGGTAATGGATGAGGACCATGAAATCGTCCAAAAAACGGTCAAGGCTTACAAAGAGGTATTCGGAGAAGCCCCCGTAGTTGATAAATGGATTTTTTCAACCAATGGTGTTGCCACAGCCGGGATGTACAAGATACCAACAATAGGCTTCGGCCCTGGAAATGAAATTCACGCTCACAGTCCCAGCGATCAGGTCTCTATCGAACATCTTGTCAAAGCCGCTGCTATGTACGCTTATCTTCCAATGAAATTATCTCAGGATTAA
- a CDS encoding NAD(P)/FAD-dependent oxidoreductase — protein sequence MFVDVAIIGAGPAGIACAIQLKHQGIEFVLLESGKIGGMVINANFVENMPLLPPLSGKEVVKLLIEKLKYYDIEVINTLVTSISKKENIFNIGYSSGSLCSKYVVIATGTKPKRVKSFEVSSKVVYEPLKLFGVSGKGIAIAGSGEAAFDAAMSLSKSNRITLFAKHSTFNISPRLLDMVEKSENIVVMRNNPIEKVYEKEDKLFIKTHFFAGFYDNLLISIGREANRELLSTELLSDKRVYLAGDVRRGKLGQMSIAIGDGIEVAQEIVADLRKNR from the coding sequence ATGTTTGTCGATGTTGCGATAATCGGAGCAGGTCCTGCCGGAATAGCCTGTGCTATCCAGCTCAAGCATCAGGGGATTGAATTTGTGCTGCTGGAATCGGGGAAAATTGGTGGAATGGTTATAAATGCAAATTTTGTGGAAAACATGCCGCTTTTGCCTCCATTAAGCGGTAAAGAAGTTGTGAAGTTACTTATCGAGAAACTGAAATATTATGATATAGAAGTGATAAACACTCTTGTAACCTCTATCAGTAAAAAAGAAAATATTTTCAACATAGGGTACTCTTCTGGAAGTTTGTGTTCAAAGTATGTCGTTATTGCGACGGGAACCAAACCCAAACGCGTAAAGAGCTTCGAAGTCTCTTCAAAGGTTGTGTATGAGCCTTTAAAACTCTTTGGAGTTTCAGGAAAGGGAATAGCTATTGCTGGTTCAGGTGAAGCAGCGTTTGACGCGGCAATGAGTCTGTCCAAATCAAATAGGATAACCTTGTTTGCCAAACATAGCACATTTAATATCTCCCCCCGATTACTCGACATGGTGGAAAAAAGCGAGAATATAGTTGTCATGCGAAACAACCCCATCGAAAAAGTGTATGAAAAAGAGGATAAACTGTTTATTAAAACCCATTTTTTTGCTGGTTTCTATGACAACCTTCTTATAAGCATTGGCAGAGAAGCAAACAGGGAATTACTAAGTACTGAACTGTTAAGCGATAAAAGGGTCTATCTGGCGGGAGATGTAAGACGCGGAAAACTCGGACAGATGTCGATAGCCATTGGTGATGGCATTGAAGTAGCTCAAGAGATAGTCGCTGATTTAAGAAAAAATAGATAG
- a CDS encoding 8-oxoguanine deaminase, whose translation MTIVLKNIDKLMTMNDQMQELTNAYILIEGNVIKEIGTGDAPGADWQINMAGKVVLPGFVNTHHHLYQSLFRNVPAVSSAKLFDWLVYLYELWKNIDNEAVYVSAAIGIYEMMNTGTTTTTDMLYLHPKGMKEFIDSEIEAAKRCGIRFHPTRGSMSLSKKDGGLPPDSVVQTEEEILEDSIRLIEKYHDPEKYAMTRIALAPCSPFSVTEQSMIKTLELAEKYDVLLHTHLAETKDEEEYCLEKVGLRPVDYMEKIGWLNPRTWFAHLVWLSDEDIRKLADNDCGMAHCPTSNMRLGSGIAPVKEMKETGIRIGLAVDGSASNDSGNMLLEARNAMMLQRVVKGADALTPRDVLYMATMGGAKVLRMDNYIGSIEVGKAADIIGFDLNQLSLAGGLADPAAAIIMCDAGKADFVMVNGAVRIKDGQILDDELNELITRQNQISKKLIGY comes from the coding sequence ATGACTATTGTTCTGAAAAACATTGATAAACTAATGACAATGAACGATCAGATGCAAGAATTGACCAATGCTTATATTCTCATTGAAGGCAATGTGATAAAAGAAATCGGTACAGGTGACGCGCCTGGGGCAGATTGGCAGATAAATATGGCAGGCAAAGTCGTTCTACCAGGCTTTGTGAATACACATCACCATCTTTACCAGTCCCTGTTTAGAAATGTTCCAGCAGTCTCTTCAGCAAAGCTTTTTGACTGGCTCGTATATCTCTACGAACTCTGGAAAAATATAGACAATGAAGCGGTTTATGTTAGCGCTGCGATAGGCATTTACGAAATGATGAACACAGGAACTACTACTACAACAGACATGCTTTACCTTCATCCAAAGGGAATGAAAGAATTCATTGATTCTGAAATAGAAGCTGCGAAGAGATGTGGCATCAGGTTTCACCCGACACGGGGTTCAATGTCTCTTTCTAAAAAAGACGGTGGGTTGCCACCCGATTCAGTTGTGCAGACAGAAGAAGAAATTCTCGAAGACTCAATCAGGCTAATTGAAAAATACCACGATCCTGAAAAATATGCTATGACACGCATTGCCTTAGCTCCATGTTCTCCCTTTTCAGTTACTGAACAGTCTATGATAAAGACACTTGAATTAGCTGAGAAATACGATGTCCTATTGCATACGCATCTTGCCGAAACCAAAGATGAAGAAGAGTACTGTCTTGAAAAGGTCGGGCTCAGGCCGGTGGACTATATGGAAAAAATAGGCTGGCTTAATCCGCGTACGTGGTTTGCCCATCTCGTTTGGCTATCTGACGAGGATATAAGGAAGCTCGCTGATAACGATTGCGGTATGGCTCATTGCCCCACTTCGAATATGAGGCTTGGCTCAGGCATTGCACCTGTAAAAGAAATGAAAGAAACGGGCATAAGGATAGGGTTAGCTGTTGACGGAAGCGCTTCAAATGATTCAGGAAATATGTTGCTTGAAGCAAGAAATGCCATGATGCTCCAGCGCGTAGTTAAAGGCGCAGATGCGCTAACTCCAAGAGATGTGCTCTACATGGCAACAATGGGAGGCGCAAAAGTTCTGAGGATGGACAATTATATCGGTTCAATAGAAGTAGGTAAAGCAGCAGATATCATAGGCTTTGACCTCAACCAGCTTTCGCTTGCCGGAGGGCTTGCAGACCCGGCCGCTGCGATAATCATGTGCGATGCAGGAAAAGCTGATTTTGTAATGGTAAATGGCGCAGTAAGAATAAAAGATGGACAGATTTTAGATGATGAGCTGAACGAGCTTATCACACGACAAAACCAGATTTCTAAAAAACTTATTGGGTATTGA
- the mnhG gene encoding monovalent cation/H(+) antiporter subunit G has protein sequence MEIIGYTLITIGSLFYLLGGLGVLRMPDVYNRLQAGTKATTLGSFSLILGVGFVHPEWLLKTIVIVTFIAITNPVGSSALARASLKSGVKPDPRTDTGEYLPDEGGAER, from the coding sequence ATGGAGATAATTGGTTACACGCTCATAACAATTGGTTCGCTTTTCTACCTCCTCGGCGGGCTTGGGGTGCTTAGAATGCCTGATGTATACAACAGGCTCCAGGCTGGAACAAAAGCAACAACCTTAGGCTCTTTTTCTTTGATACTGGGAGTAGGCTTCGTTCACCCAGAGTGGCTCTTAAAAACAATTGTCATTGTAACATTCATAGCCATTACCAATCCGGTAGGGAGCTCAGCTCTAGCGAGGGCTTCTCTTAAATCCGGTGTAAAGCCTGACCCGAGAACTGATACAGGGGAATACCTTCCGGATGAGGGAGGTGCTGAAAGGTGA